A genomic region of Enterococcus sp. 12C11_DIV0727 contains the following coding sequences:
- a CDS encoding FUSC family protein translates to MHHSSFFKELTTFHKPQKAPFRLIGAGICMAVPLFIGYFSNNLLIGSFGSLGIFTFLYYQTLPLKELLTLLSSVGGFLLFGNLVGVLSTHIPWVIPIAIALVSFSARIIFRLYRIAKPGAFFIVMVTAMGSGTKIPLDRVPTMMSYVLLGVLTSLVVAFILYFIEGETPVPQNKISLQERLYTDPAALLDALHYAAILFLATYISQSLHLTNAYWMIVSCAAVLQGDNLRAVMHRNIQRILGTMIGLLIAALLLSISFTSLETIFLICFFFLTVEFFIKRNYTIANFFTTPMALLLANLARHQYLVSLLNYRLIGIVLGSLLGLLGAFVLTTCLKFYNRAYQLNENLDKETE, encoded by the coding sequence ATGCACCATTCATCTTTTTTCAAAGAATTAACTACATTTCATAAACCACAAAAAGCACCTTTTCGCCTGATTGGCGCAGGTATTTGTATGGCTGTCCCCTTATTCATTGGTTATTTTTCCAATAATTTATTGATTGGTAGTTTTGGTTCATTAGGGATTTTTACGTTCCTTTATTATCAAACTCTTCCATTAAAGGAGTTATTGACCCTTTTAAGTTCTGTTGGTGGTTTTTTACTTTTTGGAAATCTTGTGGGCGTTCTTAGTACCCATATTCCTTGGGTCATTCCAATTGCCATTGCTTTGGTCAGCTTTAGTGCCCGGATCATTTTTAGGCTATATAGGATCGCTAAGCCAGGGGCTTTTTTTATTGTCATGGTAACGGCTATGGGAAGTGGTACTAAGATTCCTTTAGATAGAGTTCCTACTATGATGAGTTATGTTTTACTAGGTGTTTTGACCTCTCTTGTAGTTGCGTTTATCTTATACTTTATTGAAGGTGAAACCCCTGTACCACAAAATAAAATTTCTTTGCAGGAACGACTCTATACTGATCCCGCTGCCCTACTTGATGCTCTACATTATGCTGCTATTTTATTTTTGGCAACTTATATCAGCCAGTCATTGCATCTAACGAATGCATATTGGATGATTGTTTCCTGTGCTGCAGTTTTACAAGGTGATAACTTACGTGCTGTGATGCATCGTAATATTCAGCGGATTTTGGGTACTATGATCGGTTTATTGATTGCGGCTCTTCTATTAAGCATTTCATTTACTTCATTAGAAACCATTTTTCTAATTTGCTTTTTCTTTTTGACTGTAGAATTTTTCATTAAACGAAATTATACGATTGCAAACTTTTTTACAACACCTATGGCTTTATTATTGGCAAATTTAGCCCGTCATCAATATTTAGTTAGCTTGCTGAATTATCGTTTGATTGGGATTGTTTTAGGAAGTCTTTTAGGACTTTTAGGCGCTTTTGTACTGACGACTTGCTTAAAGTTCTATAATCGTGCTTATCAATTAAATGAAAACTTAGATAAAGAAACAGAATAA
- a CDS encoding RtcB family protein, translated as MLTIKGKYNEAQVFTDMLDDNTIGQIMSLCNQEFAKESQIRIMPDTHSGSGCVIGTTMTIKDKVVPNLVGVDIGCGLHVVKLNKSIKTNFDKLDRIIRTRIPSGSKSHDKKQHEFELGKIHAPIHKGWALRSLGTLGGGNHFIEVNEGTDGLYLVIHSGSRVLGKEIAEYHQEVAYQKLSQQRKALKIAATHAKQKGDTERAHELQLARESVKMPYELSYVTADDLTNYLEDMKIAQAYAAMNRKIMAETILKGMKWKKAVIESFDCPHNYIDLENNLLRKGAVSAKLGEKIIVPLNMKDGSILATGIGNQDWNQSGPHGAGRLLSRSQAKAKISLESYQHAMKHVWTTSVSKKTIDEAPKAYKPKKQLMEDVKETMIIQEVIRPLYNFKG; from the coding sequence ATGTTAACAATTAAAGGGAAATATAACGAAGCACAAGTATTCACAGACATGTTAGATGATAATACGATCGGACAAATTATGTCTTTATGTAATCAAGAATTTGCTAAAGAAAGTCAAATCAGAATCATGCCGGATACTCATAGCGGCTCAGGGTGTGTGATTGGCACAACGATGACGATCAAAGACAAAGTAGTTCCTAATTTAGTCGGAGTTGATATCGGCTGTGGCTTGCATGTTGTGAAATTAAACAAATCGATTAAAACAAATTTTGATAAATTAGATCGAATCATTCGTACCAGAATCCCTAGTGGTTCTAAGTCACATGATAAAAAACAACATGAGTTTGAATTAGGAAAGATCCATGCGCCGATCCACAAAGGTTGGGCTTTAAGAAGTTTAGGGACACTTGGTGGTGGCAATCATTTTATTGAAGTGAACGAAGGAACAGATGGTTTATATTTAGTGATCCATAGCGGCAGTCGTGTTTTAGGCAAAGAAATCGCTGAATATCATCAAGAAGTAGCCTATCAAAAGTTATCACAACAAAGAAAAGCTTTAAAAATAGCTGCAACTCACGCGAAACAAAAGGGTGATACTGAAAGAGCTCATGAACTACAATTAGCACGAGAATCAGTAAAAATGCCCTATGAGCTATCGTATGTAACCGCAGATGATTTAACGAACTACCTAGAAGATATGAAAATTGCACAAGCATATGCCGCTATGAACCGTAAAATCATGGCTGAAACAATTCTTAAAGGCATGAAATGGAAAAAAGCTGTCATAGAATCGTTTGATTGTCCTCATAACTATATTGATTTAGAAAACAACCTTCTGAGAAAAGGGGCTGTCTCTGCCAAGCTTGGTGAAAAAATCATCGTACCCTTGAATATGAAAGATGGTAGTATTTTAGCGACAGGCATTGGCAATCAAGATTGGAATCAATCAGGTCCTCATGGCGCAGGAAGACTATTGAGTCGCTCACAAGCCAAGGCAAAAATCAGCTTAGAAAGTTATCAGCATGCTATGAAACATGTCTGGACGACCTCTGTTTCAAAGAAAACGATCGATGAAGCACCCAAAGCGTATAAGCCAAAGAAACAACTAATGGAAGACGTCAAAGAAACAATGATTATTCAAGAAGTGATTCGACCACTGTATAATTTCAAAGGGTGA
- a CDS encoding NUDIX domain-containing protein, with product MTYSHRVGAYAVIQNQNGEYLVVQSSDKYLFLVGGGIENGEAPIEALKREALEEIGFNLSIGEFIGKAEKHWVSPQYPDLSQHNIGYFYACTLAKKVAEPLETEPMRWVSLETIEKKLFHEHHLYMLKKTLY from the coding sequence TTGACGTATAGTCATCGCGTAGGTGCTTACGCAGTGATTCAAAATCAAAATGGAGAATATTTGGTTGTGCAATCTTCCGATAAATACTTATTTTTAGTCGGAGGAGGAATTGAAAATGGTGAAGCTCCAATTGAAGCTTTAAAAAGAGAGGCGCTTGAAGAAATAGGTTTTAATTTAAGTATAGGTGAATTTATTGGAAAAGCTGAAAAACATTGGGTTTCTCCACAGTATCCTGATTTATCGCAACATAATATCGGTTATTTTTATGCTTGTACGCTTGCTAAAAAGGTTGCAGAGCCATTAGAAACAGAACCGATGCGTTGGGTGTCTTTAGAAACAATAGAGAAAAAGTTATTTCATGAACACCATTTATACATGTTAAAGAAAACGTTGTATTGA
- a CDS encoding tripartite tricarboxylate transporter permease, which produces MDVGLLFQMLLAVIGAVVLYTFIGFVPGTDETSVLMPVTLAIVLAGVQPIIVLTFFIAAIITLNLMNAIPTALVGLPGGVMSTPMIEHALYLKERGLATTSIKKMATGSVIGTAVAIPVSLLLANILAPFSDSVKAYAPLLFVFGAIFLSLIGKNKLLALLSIIPLGLLFQGLRYLYWGIGAVPQEKNVTVSFFLGITIGPLLVSLLGLLNKQNRDALPRHEISKIKLNKTDGKQASRHTFQTITKKEAGTSIVVSLLSNFLFFLSPVGLTILFGEAVANKEKDPVKKASMAITSMSALSHATYLSGVIIPLIALGIPLSPVAVGPANALFNAPPVFTLEHNLHHLLSRWEFIFAILFAGILASAITYFIAMKYARQMTIFVLKKIPHEAILGLFIGFILLLAYMDAGLINIFGVLLVGIVCGTLNEMGVNYGVQFMILYAAPWITTHLIFK; this is translated from the coding sequence ATGGATGTTGGACTACTCTTTCAAATGCTGCTAGCCGTGATCGGAGCTGTCGTTTTATATACATTTATAGGTTTTGTCCCAGGAACGGATGAAACTTCTGTTTTGATGCCTGTCACACTAGCTATTGTTTTAGCAGGTGTACAGCCGATCATCGTTTTAACGTTTTTCATAGCTGCGATCATTACCTTAAATTTAATGAATGCTATTCCAACTGCATTAGTTGGTTTACCTGGTGGCGTGATGTCAACACCGATGATCGAGCATGCTTTATACCTTAAAGAACGGGGACTAGCAACAACTAGTATTAAAAAAATGGCAACAGGTTCTGTTATCGGAACTGCCGTTGCTATACCTGTAAGTTTGCTTTTAGCAAATATTTTGGCGCCTTTTTCAGATTCTGTGAAAGCATATGCCCCATTATTATTTGTTTTCGGAGCAATTTTTTTATCATTGATTGGGAAAAATAAATTACTCGCTTTGCTAAGTATTATCCCACTCGGATTATTGTTTCAGGGGCTACGTTATCTATATTGGGGAATCGGGGCTGTTCCTCAAGAAAAAAATGTGACGGTCTCTTTCTTTTTAGGAATCACGATCGGTCCTTTACTCGTTTCTTTATTAGGATTGTTAAATAAACAAAATCGAGATGCCTTACCGCGACATGAAATAAGTAAAATCAAGTTGAACAAAACAGATGGAAAACAAGCTTCACGGCACACTTTTCAAACAATTACTAAAAAAGAAGCTGGGACAAGTATTGTCGTGTCATTGCTTTCAAACTTTCTCTTCTTTTTAAGCCCAGTCGGTTTGACGATTCTATTTGGTGAGGCAGTTGCAAATAAAGAAAAAGATCCTGTCAAAAAAGCAAGTATGGCAATTACTTCTATGAGCGCCTTATCTCATGCGACTTATCTTTCAGGCGTAATCATTCCACTGATTGCTTTAGGCATTCCCTTATCACCAGTAGCAGTCGGCCCTGCCAACGCCTTATTCAATGCACCACCTGTTTTTACGCTAGAACATAATCTCCATCATCTATTAAGTCGCTGGGAATTTATTTTTGCTATTCTTTTTGCCGGAATCTTGGCTTCTGCCATTACGTACTTCATTGCGATGAAATATGCTCGCCAGATGACAATATTCGTTTTGAAAAAGATTCCCCATGAAGCCATTTTGGGATTATTTATTGGGTTTATTTTATTGTTAGCTTATATGGACGCTGGTTTGATCAATATTTTTGGTGTTTTGCTCGTAGGAATCGTTTGTGGTACTCTTAATGAGATGGGCGTAAATTATGGCGTTCAATTCATGATTCTTTACGCCGCACCTTGGATCACGACACATCTGATATTTAAATAG
- a CDS encoding pentapeptide repeat-containing protein encodes MKLKKPVAPLLPQLTETDFISLDDEVIIEGLILKEQDLSYQDVRNLVFRECQFEKITMNRNHLERFECSNVIFDHCDLSNTEWIGASFHQVHFRQCKLTGTNFAESYLRDCLFEDCLADYSSFSATNQKVVQFKRTSLNDTEFVEVTWNHLLFDSCSLTGSNWFHTKLADLDLTKSTFEKIAFSQELLKGLKVTQEQAITIAAGLGLIIDE; translated from the coding sequence ATGAAACTCAAAAAACCCGTTGCCCCTTTATTGCCTCAGTTAACTGAAACTGATTTCATTTCATTAGATGATGAAGTCATTATTGAAGGATTGATATTAAAAGAACAAGATCTTAGTTATCAAGATGTACGTAATTTAGTTTTTAGAGAGTGTCAATTTGAAAAAATCACGATGAATCGAAATCACTTGGAACGTTTTGAATGTAGTAATGTGATTTTCGATCATTGCGACCTTTCTAACACCGAATGGATCGGCGCTAGTTTTCATCAGGTTCATTTTCGACAATGCAAACTGACAGGTACGAATTTTGCAGAAAGCTATTTGCGTGATTGTCTTTTTGAAGACTGCTTGGCTGACTATTCTTCCTTTAGCGCTACAAATCAAAAAGTGGTTCAATTCAAGCGTACAAGCTTAAATGATACAGAATTTGTTGAAGTAACGTGGAATCACCTTTTGTTTGATAGCTGTTCCTTGACTGGAAGTAATTGGTTCCATACAAAATTGGCTGATCTTGATTTAACAAAGAGTACTTTTGAAAAAATTGCTTTCTCTCAAGAATTACTAAAAGGATTGAAAGTAACTCAAGAACAGGCCATTACAATTGCAGCCGGCTTGGGATTAATCATTGATGAATAG
- the mvaD gene encoding diphosphomevalonate decarboxylase, with translation MYAGKARAYTNIALIKYWGKKNEQLILPMNNSLSLTLDAFYTETTVIFDETLTKDTFFLNDKLQNPKQTAKVSKFLDLVREQYKLALFAKVESQNFVPTAAGLASSASGLAALAGACSEALNLQFNETELSRLARRGSGSACRSIFGGFAEWQKGDSDQTSFAQAIPADGWENDLAMLFVLVDDGIKDISSRDGMRRTVETSSFYSGWLETIEADLTTAKQAIAAKDFNKLGAVTEANGLRMHGTTLGAVPPFTYWSPESLNVMQLVRTAREQGLPCYFTMDAGPNVKILVEKKNLAALKNILAEHFSEQQLITAHAGPKITLLPLERSEEL, from the coding sequence ATGTATGCTGGAAAAGCACGAGCCTATACAAACATCGCCTTGATCAAATATTGGGGCAAAAAAAATGAACAATTGATTTTACCAATGAATAACAGTCTTTCTTTGACCCTTGATGCTTTTTATACAGAAACTACGGTGATTTTTGATGAAACATTGACAAAAGATACATTTTTCTTAAATGACAAATTACAAAATCCTAAGCAAACAGCTAAAGTGTCAAAATTCTTAGACCTCGTCCGCGAGCAGTATAAATTAGCTTTATTTGCTAAAGTTGAAAGTCAAAATTTTGTCCCTACAGCCGCTGGCTTAGCCTCTTCAGCTAGCGGGTTAGCAGCTTTGGCCGGCGCCTGTAGCGAAGCTTTAAATCTACAATTTAATGAAACAGAGTTGTCCCGATTGGCCCGCCGTGGTTCAGGTTCAGCTTGTCGCAGTATTTTTGGTGGATTTGCTGAATGGCAAAAAGGGGACTCTGATCAAACCTCTTTTGCTCAAGCAATCCCTGCAGATGGTTGGGAAAATGATTTAGCGATGCTTTTTGTGTTAGTTGATGATGGTATCAAAGATATTTCTAGTCGCGATGGTATGAGACGAACTGTTGAAACATCAAGTTTTTATTCTGGTTGGCTAGAAACAATTGAAGCAGACTTAACAACTGCCAAACAAGCAATCGCCGCAAAAGATTTTAATAAACTTGGTGCAGTTACTGAAGCGAACGGATTGCGTATGCATGGTACAACCCTTGGAGCAGTACCACCATTTACCTACTGGTCGCCTGAAAGTTTAAACGTCATGCAATTAGTACGCACAGCACGAGAACAAGGTCTACCTTGCTACTTTACCATGGACGCTGGTCCAAACGTTAAAATTTTAGTTGAGAAAAAAAATCTGGCTGCATTAAAGAATATTTTAGCAGAACATTTTTCAGAGCAACAACTGATTACGGCTCATGCAGGACCAAAAATCACTTTGCTCCCTCTAGAAAGGTCGGAAGAATTATGA
- a CDS encoding peptide ABC transporter substrate-binding protein, whose protein sequence is MKLKKSFAFGFITLFSLTLAACGNGGGNTDDSGSSKEADGKASGEQIFRINEQQEMPSADPSLATDEVSFTALNNVYEGIYRLDAKNKPQPAGAAEKAEMSEDGLVYKIKLNEDAKWSDGKPVKAEDYVYGWQRTVDPATASEYASLYSAVKNGQEIMDGKKDKSELGIKAVGDYELEVTLQQVTPFMDYLFAFPSFFPQRQDVVEKYGAKFAANSENAVYNGPFTLADFDGPGTDTEWSLKKNKEYWDNKTVKLDEVKVSVVKEAPTSLNLFQDGQVDEVVLSGELAQQMASDPEFVIEKEASTQYMELNQREDNSPFKNENLRKAISYSIDRKSLVESILGDGSVEPKGLVPADMSTSPKGDKDFADEAGDEIAHDEKKAKEYWEKAKKELGITKLDMDILSSDTDSSKKTVEYLQGAIQDTLDGVKVTVSPVPFAVRLDRSNKGDFTTVIGGWGADYADPSSFLNLFETGNSYNRGHYSSPEYDKNVKAAATTNANDPEKRWDNMIDAEKVIMDDMGVVPLYQRAQARMRSEKVKGIAFHPAGPKFDYKWAYISE, encoded by the coding sequence ATGAAGTTAAAAAAATCATTTGCTTTTGGATTCATCACTTTATTTAGTTTAACACTCGCAGCGTGTGGTAATGGCGGTGGAAATACAGACGATTCAGGCAGCTCAAAAGAGGCTGACGGCAAAGCGAGCGGAGAGCAAATTTTCCGTATCAACGAACAACAAGAAATGCCAAGTGCGGATCCCTCGTTAGCGACTGATGAAGTTAGTTTTACAGCACTGAATAATGTTTATGAAGGAATCTACCGTTTAGATGCTAAAAATAAACCACAACCAGCAGGTGCTGCTGAAAAAGCAGAGATGAGTGAAGATGGTCTTGTTTACAAAATCAAGTTAAACGAAGACGCTAAATGGTCTGATGGAAAACCTGTAAAAGCAGAAGACTATGTTTATGGATGGCAACGCACGGTTGATCCAGCAACAGCTTCAGAATATGCATCCCTATATAGTGCCGTTAAAAATGGCCAAGAAATCATGGATGGCAAAAAAGATAAATCAGAATTAGGAATCAAAGCAGTCGGTGATTATGAGTTAGAAGTGACCTTACAACAAGTAACACCATTTATGGATTATTTATTCGCATTCCCATCATTCTTCCCGCAAAGACAAGATGTTGTGGAAAAATATGGTGCTAAATTTGCTGCTAATAGTGAAAATGCCGTTTATAATGGACCATTTACTTTAGCTGATTTTGATGGACCAGGAACAGATACAGAATGGTCTCTTAAAAAGAATAAAGAATACTGGGATAATAAGACAGTTAAATTAGACGAAGTTAAAGTAAGCGTAGTGAAAGAAGCCCCTACATCATTGAATCTTTTCCAAGATGGTCAAGTGGATGAAGTTGTATTGAGCGGAGAATTAGCACAACAAATGGCGAGTGATCCAGAATTTGTTATCGAAAAAGAAGCATCAACTCAATACATGGAATTAAACCAACGTGAAGATAATTCACCATTTAAAAATGAAAATCTAAGAAAAGCAATTTCGTATTCAATCGATCGTAAATCATTAGTTGAGTCAATCTTAGGAGATGGTTCAGTAGAACCAAAAGGACTTGTTCCAGCAGATATGTCAACAAGCCCTAAAGGAGATAAAGATTTTGCTGATGAAGCAGGCGATGAAATTGCTCACGACGAGAAAAAAGCCAAAGAATACTGGGAAAAAGCGAAAAAAGAATTGGGTATCACTAAATTGGATATGGACATCCTATCGTCCGATACAGACTCTTCTAAGAAAACAGTAGAGTACTTGCAAGGAGCTATCCAAGATACTTTAGATGGCGTAAAAGTGACTGTTAGTCCGGTACCATTTGCTGTTCGTTTAGATCGTTCAAACAAAGGAGACTTTACGACTGTAATAGGTGGTTGGGGAGCAGATTATGCTGATCCAAGTAGCTTCTTGAATCTGTTTGAAACAGGAAATTCTTATAACCGTGGTCACTATAGTAGTCCTGAATATGACAAAAATGTTAAAGCAGCAGCGACAACCAATGCGAATGATCCTGAAAAACGTTGGGATAATATGATCGATGCTGAAAAAGTTATTATGGATGATATGGGTGTCGTTCCACTTTACCAAAGAGCACAAGCTCGTATGCGTTCTGAAAAAGTTAAAGGAATTGCATTCCACCCAGCTGGACCAAAATTTGATTACAAATGGGCGTATATCTCAGAATAA
- a CDS encoding phosphomevalonate kinase, translating into MIEVSTPGKLFIAGEYAVVEPGHPAIIVAVDQFVTVTLESAENVGSIQSAQYSSLPVRWTRRNNELVLDIRENPFHYVLAAIRLTEKYAQEQQKELAFYHLKVTSELDNSNGRKYGLGSSGAVTVATVKSLSLFYDLDLSEAEIFKLSALAHLEVQGNGSCGDIAASCYGGWIAFSTFDHQWVNDQAQKQTLTALLQATWPKLMIKPLTVPKKLRLLIGWTGSPASTSDLVDQVNQSKEVQKNAYQKFLDDSKTCVETMITGFDSENISLIQTQIRKNRQLLQQLTSLTGVTIETPALKKLCNLAQTCGGAAKSSGAGGGDCGIVIFKQKSGILPLMSSWEKEGITPLPLHVYFYGKQEKNESKR; encoded by the coding sequence ATGATAGAAGTTTCCACACCTGGTAAGTTATTTATTGCTGGTGAATATGCAGTTGTTGAACCTGGGCATCCAGCGATCATCGTGGCAGTAGATCAATTCGTAACAGTCACTCTTGAATCTGCTGAAAATGTTGGTAGTATTCAATCAGCGCAATACAGTTCATTGCCTGTACGCTGGACCAGACGAAATAATGAACTCGTTCTTGATATTCGAGAAAATCCTTTTCATTATGTACTCGCGGCGATTCGTTTAACTGAAAAATATGCACAAGAACAACAAAAAGAACTTGCTTTTTACCATTTAAAAGTTACCAGTGAATTAGATAATTCAAATGGTCGAAAATACGGATTAGGTTCAAGCGGTGCTGTGACCGTCGCAACTGTCAAATCATTAAGCCTGTTCTATGATTTAGATCTATCTGAAGCAGAAATATTCAAACTTTCTGCATTAGCACATTTAGAAGTCCAAGGAAATGGTTCCTGTGGTGATATCGCTGCAAGTTGTTACGGTGGCTGGATCGCCTTTTCAACTTTTGATCATCAATGGGTCAACGATCAAGCTCAAAAACAAACACTGACGGCTCTGCTTCAAGCAACATGGCCTAAATTAATGATCAAACCTTTGACCGTTCCCAAAAAATTACGTCTTCTGATTGGTTGGACCGGCAGTCCGGCTTCTACTTCTGACCTAGTAGATCAAGTCAATCAATCAAAGGAAGTTCAAAAAAATGCGTATCAGAAATTTCTAGATGACAGTAAAACGTGTGTTGAGACAATGATTACAGGTTTCGACTCTGAAAATATTTCATTGATCCAAACCCAAATTCGGAAAAACCGACAGTTACTGCAACAACTAACATCGCTCACAGGTGTTACGATCGAAACGCCCGCTCTTAAAAAATTATGTAACTTAGCTCAGACTTGCGGCGGGGCTGCAAAATCATCTGGTGCTGGCGGTGGTGACTGTGGTATTGTGATTTTTAAACAAAAATCTGGCATTTTGCCGTTGATGAGCTCATGGGAAAAAGAAGGGATCACTCCTTTACCACTACATGTATATTTTTACGGAAAGCAGGAAAAAAATGAATCGAAAAGATGA
- the fni gene encoding type 2 isopentenyl-diphosphate Delta-isomerase, giving the protein MNRKDEHISLAKAFHKEKMNDFDQIKFIHHSFSEIALDEVDISTTFFDFTFKQPFYINAMTGGSERAKDINQQLGIIARETGVMVATGSVNAALKNPGLADTYQIMRKENPTGVIWANIGAGLSLDEAKRAVDLFQADGLQIHVNVPQELVMPEGDRDFHGWLDTIEDIVSNLSVPVIVKEVGFGMSSETIEQLVLRGVKAVDVSGQGGTSFTQIENARRKKRELGFLTDWGQSTVLSLLESINWQRDLTILASGGVRQSLDIVKALSLGAKSVGIAGTILNQLMKNGVDDTIALVQQWEEELKMLYTLLGKKSTSDLTTTDIIFSGEIIHWCESRGIAYQPFAKRSK; this is encoded by the coding sequence ATGAATCGAAAAGATGAACATATTTCTTTGGCAAAAGCTTTTCATAAAGAGAAAATGAATGACTTCGATCAAATTAAATTCATTCATCATTCATTTTCAGAAATAGCGCTGGACGAAGTTGATATTTCAACAACCTTTTTTGATTTTACCTTTAAACAACCGTTTTACATCAATGCCATGACTGGTGGTAGTGAACGGGCAAAAGATATCAACCAGCAATTAGGCATTATCGCTAGAGAAACTGGTGTCATGGTTGCGACAGGTTCAGTCAACGCAGCTTTAAAAAATCCTGGTTTAGCTGATACTTATCAAATCATGCGTAAGGAAAATCCTACTGGTGTGATCTGGGCCAATATTGGAGCTGGGCTTTCTTTAGATGAAGCGAAAAGAGCAGTCGATCTTTTTCAGGCGGATGGATTGCAAATCCACGTGAATGTTCCACAAGAGCTAGTCATGCCAGAAGGCGATCGTGATTTCCATGGTTGGTTGGATACTATTGAAGATATTGTCTCAAACCTATCCGTACCTGTAATCGTGAAAGAAGTTGGTTTTGGTATGAGTAGTGAAACGATTGAGCAATTAGTCTTGCGTGGCGTAAAAGCTGTTGATGTCAGTGGTCAAGGTGGTACTAGTTTTACCCAAATCGAAAATGCCCGTCGTAAAAAACGAGAGTTAGGCTTTTTAACTGACTGGGGCCAATCAACCGTCCTTTCCTTGTTAGAATCGATCAATTGGCAACGAGACTTGACTATTTTGGCTTCAGGTGGAGTGAGACAATCATTAGATATTGTTAAAGCTCTTAGTCTTGGTGCTAAAAGCGTAGGCATTGCGGGAACGATTTTAAACCAATTAATGAAAAATGGTGTTGATGACACCATCGCACTTGTTCAGCAATGGGAAGAAGAACTTAAAATGTTGTATACCTTGCTTGGGAAAAAGAGTACGAGTGACCTTACAACGACAGATATTATTTTTTCTGGTGAGATCATTCATTGGTGTGAAAGTCGTGGAATTGCTTATCAGCCGTTTGCTAAGAGGAGTAAATAA
- the mvk gene encoding mevalonate kinase produces the protein MYKEKIGHGQASGKIILMGEHSVVYGEPAIAFPFQETFIATTVEPSTAMTLDCLYFSGNLADVPSPLKSIKEAVNQTLIALHQENTTLKITITSTIPAERGMGSSAAAAVSIVRALFDYFDVTCTKEVLLPLVNRAEKIAHGNPSGIDAAATSGNDSLFFIKGQPLESFPMNVSNAFLIVADTGIKGQTRAAVSDVAKLFEQDKAKIAQHITELGRLTRLAKQVILADNVLALGNSMNQAQEQLKALTVSNEQLDRLVTTARENGAIGAKLTGGGRGGCMISLAESKEQAEKIAAALKNTGAVATWIQSLGVNN, from the coding sequence ATGTATAAAGAAAAAATAGGACACGGACAAGCATCTGGAAAAATTATCCTGATGGGGGAACATTCTGTTGTTTACGGAGAACCAGCTATTGCGTTTCCTTTTCAAGAAACGTTTATAGCAACAACAGTTGAGCCTAGTACTGCCATGACATTAGATTGCCTTTACTTTTCAGGAAATCTTGCAGATGTTCCGTCACCATTAAAAAGCATCAAAGAAGCAGTCAACCAAACACTGATTGCTCTTCACCAAGAAAATACAACGTTAAAAATCACAATTACTAGTACGATTCCAGCCGAGCGTGGTATGGGTTCCAGTGCGGCAGCAGCGGTTTCGATCGTCCGTGCTTTATTTGATTACTTTGATGTAACATGCACCAAAGAGGTATTGTTGCCTTTAGTGAACCGGGCTGAAAAAATAGCTCATGGAAATCCCAGTGGCATTGATGCTGCAGCAACTAGTGGGAATGACTCCCTATTTTTCATAAAAGGACAGCCCTTAGAATCATTTCCAATGAATGTTTCCAATGCTTTTTTAATTGTTGCTGATACAGGTATCAAAGGCCAGACCAGAGCTGCCGTCAGCGATGTTGCGAAACTTTTTGAGCAGGATAAAGCTAAAATCGCACAACATATTACTGAGCTAGGCCGTTTGACTAGACTTGCTAAACAAGTCATTTTGGCAGATAATGTTTTAGCTTTAGGAAATAGTATGAACCAAGCACAAGAGCAACTTAAAGCATTAACTGTCAGTAATGAGCAATTAGACCGATTAGTTACAACAGCTCGTGAAAATGGTGCAATTGGTGCCAAACTAACAGGAGGCGGCCGTGGCGGTTGTATGATTTCTTTAGCTGAATCGAAAGAACAAGCGGAAAAAATCGCCGCTGCTTTAAAAAACACCGGCGCAGTAGCGACCTGGATTCAATCATTAGGAGTGAACAATTAA